The following proteins come from a genomic window of Trinickia caryophylli:
- a CDS encoding C-terminal binding protein has translation MYVTDYDYPDLAVESEILEPIGAQVIGLQSRTGEGLAELARDADALMQQYAKIPAETIRALEKCKVIARYGIGVDILDVDAARKAGIVVTNVPDYCIEEVADHSISMALTIFRSIPTYAASTRRGEWHWNTWNRPIPRMRGSVFGLVGFGRIAQNMARKLNPFGFDVVAYDPYVSASLMASHGVRKVTLEEMLAQADLVDVMCPYTPQTHHLIDAKALAAMKPGALLVNCSRGKVVDNRALYDALVSGQIAAAALDDTEEEPAKQADWSPNDNPLFALENCIITPHAAYISQDALHEARRVAAENVRAVLLGEKPLNPVVSGY, from the coding sequence GTGTATGTGACGGATTACGACTATCCCGATCTCGCCGTCGAAAGCGAGATTCTCGAACCCATCGGCGCGCAGGTGATCGGCTTGCAGTCGCGCACGGGAGAAGGCCTCGCGGAACTGGCTCGCGACGCCGACGCGCTGATGCAGCAATACGCGAAGATTCCCGCTGAAACCATTCGCGCGCTGGAGAAGTGCAAGGTCATCGCGCGCTACGGCATCGGCGTGGACATTCTCGATGTCGATGCCGCGCGTAAAGCGGGCATTGTCGTAACGAACGTGCCAGACTACTGCATCGAGGAAGTCGCAGACCACTCCATCAGCATGGCCCTGACCATCTTTCGGTCGATCCCGACGTATGCGGCGTCCACACGGCGCGGCGAGTGGCATTGGAACACCTGGAACCGGCCGATTCCACGCATGCGCGGCAGCGTGTTCGGTCTGGTGGGCTTCGGGCGCATCGCGCAGAACATGGCGCGCAAGTTGAATCCGTTCGGCTTCGATGTCGTCGCCTACGACCCGTATGTGAGCGCAAGCCTGATGGCATCGCATGGCGTGCGCAAGGTCACGTTGGAGGAGATGCTCGCGCAAGCCGATCTGGTCGATGTGATGTGCCCGTACACGCCGCAAACGCATCATCTGATCGATGCAAAAGCGCTCGCCGCGATGAAACCCGGCGCGCTGCTCGTCAACTGTTCGCGCGGCAAGGTGGTCGATAACCGCGCGCTGTACGACGCGCTTGTCAGCGGTCAGATCGCAGCAGCGGCGCTCGACGATACCGAAGAGGAACCGGCCAAGCAGGCCGACTGGTCGCCCAACGACAACCCGCTGTTCGCGCTCGAGAACTGCATCATCACGCCGCATGCGGCGTATATCTCGCAGGACGCCCTGCACGAAGCGCGCCGCGTGGCCGCTGAAAACGTGCGTGCAGTTCTGCTCGGCGAGAAGCCGCTCAATCCGGTCGTTTCCGGTTACTAA
- a CDS encoding RraA family protein, whose product MSTIVNPRPEVDSELVARFVALSEVMSLSCVVSDALQRNGTMRHDIKPKGANRKIIGTALTVQLTAGDIVDCLDVFTVAKPGDVIVIDAFGETETSIWGGLMTGLARNAGVVGAVIDGSCRDTDEAKFLDFPVSAKVAGPRQAHTAISGRREPISINVPISCGGVIVNPGDLVVADEIGVAVVPHADLAAVYERAKTIADNEERMRGMILEGKTFQDLLEKFGRI is encoded by the coding sequence ATGAGCACCATCGTCAACCCCCGTCCCGAAGTCGATAGCGAGCTCGTCGCCCGCTTCGTCGCGCTGTCCGAAGTCATGTCGCTGTCGTGCGTGGTGTCTGACGCGCTTCAGCGCAACGGCACTATGCGCCATGACATCAAACCGAAGGGCGCGAATCGCAAGATCATCGGCACCGCGCTGACCGTTCAGCTCACGGCGGGCGATATCGTCGATTGTCTCGACGTGTTCACCGTGGCCAAGCCGGGCGACGTGATCGTTATCGACGCATTTGGCGAAACCGAAACGTCCATCTGGGGCGGACTGATGACCGGCCTCGCGCGTAACGCGGGCGTGGTCGGCGCGGTCATCGACGGCAGTTGCCGCGACACCGACGAGGCGAAGTTTCTTGATTTCCCGGTATCGGCCAAGGTCGCCGGACCGCGTCAGGCGCACACGGCCATCAGCGGACGGCGTGAGCCGATCAGCATCAATGTGCCGATTTCCTGCGGCGGTGTGATCGTGAACCCGGGCGATCTGGTCGTTGCCGACGAGATCGGTGTCGCGGTCGTGCCGCACGCCGACCTCGCCGCCGTCTACGAACGCGCGAAGACCATTGCCGACAACGAAGAGCGCATGCGCGGCATGATCCTCGAAGGCAAGACCTTCCAGGACCTGCTCGAGAAATTCGGCCGCATCTGA
- a CDS encoding mandelate racemase/muconate lactonizing enzyme family protein, translated as MKIESVDTFVLKTALDKPFAYSQGWVTGRSTTVVRIRTTDGIEGWGETFSVGLQPPEIAATVIDSALKPLLLGQDPLDTEVLWNTMYLRTRDFGRKGVVLGAISAVDIALWDICGKVATLPVWQLLGGAFRQRVQCYATGFFRPTGQGQAADMAVEAQRHQAAGFSMMKVKLGFGIEDDIAVMQAIRDALDPQTRLMIDVNHAYGANEAIRLARALADFKLRWIEEPVVPEDLAGYRRVRDAIDTPVAGGEAEFSMYGFHDLFKAGAVDIAQPDICLAGGFTALRHINTLAQVNGVKVNPHVWGTAIGQYASMHMIAATPDTHYSLYADQPLFEYDTSSHPYRTALVRQPLEQQNGWLDVPGAPGLGFELDQAFFDKTALRIGA; from the coding sequence TTGAAGATCGAAAGCGTGGATACCTTCGTGCTCAAGACGGCGCTGGACAAGCCGTTCGCCTATTCGCAGGGATGGGTCACGGGCCGCTCGACAACCGTGGTGCGCATTCGCACCACCGATGGTATCGAGGGATGGGGCGAGACCTTCAGCGTGGGTTTGCAGCCGCCGGAAATCGCCGCCACGGTGATCGACAGCGCGCTCAAGCCGCTGTTGCTCGGGCAGGATCCGCTCGACACCGAAGTGCTGTGGAACACGATGTATCTGCGCACACGCGACTTTGGCCGCAAGGGCGTGGTGCTCGGCGCGATCAGTGCGGTCGATATCGCGCTGTGGGATATCTGCGGCAAGGTGGCGACGCTGCCGGTGTGGCAACTGCTTGGCGGCGCCTTTCGCCAGCGAGTGCAATGCTATGCGACGGGCTTTTTCCGCCCGACAGGTCAAGGCCAGGCCGCTGACATGGCGGTCGAGGCGCAGCGTCATCAGGCCGCCGGTTTCTCGATGATGAAGGTCAAGCTCGGCTTCGGCATCGAGGACGACATCGCCGTGATGCAGGCGATCCGCGACGCGCTCGATCCGCAAACCCGCCTCATGATCGACGTGAACCACGCCTACGGTGCGAACGAAGCGATTCGCCTCGCCCGCGCGCTGGCCGATTTCAAGTTGCGCTGGATCGAGGAGCCGGTCGTGCCCGAGGATCTTGCCGGTTATCGGCGCGTGCGCGATGCGATCGATACGCCCGTCGCTGGCGGCGAAGCCGAATTTTCGATGTATGGCTTCCACGATCTGTTCAAAGCCGGCGCGGTGGATATCGCCCAGCCCGATATCTGTCTCGCAGGCGGATTTACAGCGCTCAGGCATATCAACACGCTCGCCCAGGTCAACGGCGTGAAGGTCAATCCGCACGTATGGGGTACGGCGATCGGTCAATATGCGTCGATGCACATGATCGCCGCCACGCCCGACACGCACTACTCGCTGTATGCCGATCAACCGCTGTTCGAATACGACACCTCGTCGCATCCGTATCGGACGGCGCTCGTCAGACAGCCGCTGGAGCAGCAGAACGGATGGCTCGACGTACCGGGCGCGCCGGGACTCGGTTTCGAACTGGATCAGGCATTCTTCGATAAAACGGCACTTCGCATTGGCGCTTGA
- a CDS encoding aldose epimerase family protein, with translation MMRDNERWTLIWAHGEATVQSMGGMLAPVRFNLGAGRSVSPLHVALWGDDPAWPGLMRALRGQWPCLPFGTIDVPPGLPHGFEARTAHDEWRHGFSSNHLWRCVEHTPHKIALHIDYPPDDPVESLDRVIEASASEPMLTVSLTVRVRRDVTLPFALHPTFKVPQEGVEVVACPYRAVHTYPVPIEPAYSRIVTNRTFESLRMLETTDGSFDATRLPLPQITEELVQLEACRPPFVLRYPADSAEVRLDWNTRDLPDAVLWISNGGRDYAPWSGKNFALGVEPVNGFFDLGRVVAPPQDHPLAGRTGSTFKAGEARTIQYRLSAAALTTEPSTCT, from the coding sequence ATGATGCGAGACAATGAACGCTGGACCTTGATCTGGGCGCACGGCGAGGCTACCGTGCAATCGATGGGCGGCATGCTTGCGCCCGTACGCTTTAATCTAGGCGCGGGCCGCAGTGTCTCGCCGCTGCACGTCGCTCTGTGGGGCGACGACCCCGCGTGGCCGGGACTGATGCGCGCTTTGCGGGGCCAATGGCCCTGCCTGCCGTTCGGTACCATCGACGTTCCGCCGGGTCTGCCGCACGGCTTCGAAGCGCGCACGGCACACGACGAATGGCGTCACGGCTTCAGTTCAAATCACCTGTGGCGTTGCGTTGAGCACACGCCGCACAAGATCGCGCTGCATATCGACTATCCGCCCGACGACCCGGTCGAAAGTCTCGATCGTGTCATTGAAGCGAGTGCAAGCGAACCGATGCTCACGGTTTCGCTGACCGTGCGCGTGCGCCGCGACGTCACGCTGCCCTTCGCGCTGCATCCGACCTTTAAAGTGCCGCAAGAGGGCGTCGAGGTCGTGGCGTGTCCGTATCGGGCGGTGCATACGTATCCCGTGCCGATCGAACCGGCTTACTCACGCATCGTGACCAACCGGACGTTCGAATCATTGCGGATGCTCGAAACAACGGACGGATCGTTCGATGCGACGCGGCTGCCGCTGCCGCAGATCACGGAAGAACTCGTGCAACTCGAAGCGTGCCGGCCGCCCTTCGTTCTCCGCTATCCGGCCGACAGCGCGGAAGTTCGCCTCGACTGGAATACGCGCGATTTGCCTGACGCCGTGCTCTGGATCAGCAACGGCGGCCGCGACTATGCGCCGTGGTCAGGGAAAAATTTTGCGCTCGGTGTCGAGCCGGTGAACGGCTTCTTCGATCTTGGGCGAGTCGTGGCTCCGCCGCAGGATCATCCGCTTGCTGGTCGTACCGGAAGCACGTTCAAGGCTGGCGAGGCACGCACGATTCAGTACCGCTTATCGGCCGCGGCCCTTACAACCGAGCCTTCGACATGCACATGA
- a CDS encoding zinc-binding dehydrogenase: MQDEVSMPRTWQAWTWTGQPDPLALALQTVPAATPGSGQVLVRNAVIGLNPVDWKVLGGDLVDWQPGKVPGVDGAGEVVAVGSDIPNDWLGKRVAYHTSLASPGSFAEYTAVDARALLTIPSAVDFDTAASVPCPALTAWLALDKLPPRRHARVLVSGAGGAVGLYSVQLAAMQGFEVSVMCHPRHGDRLRALGASECFEGPLDSNSEWPRTQANRFFAIVDAVDAAHAARLSPALSANGHLVCIQGRVEGWPSPPFGRTMSLHEVALGAMHQHGSNSDWARLVDAGNRILQLIADGRMKSEPLLTGRFDALPERLDALRHRSVSGKSIVAVSSFHRAVSL, from the coding sequence ATGCAAGATGAAGTGTCGATGCCCCGCACCTGGCAGGCGTGGACGTGGACCGGTCAACCCGATCCGCTCGCCCTCGCGCTGCAGACCGTGCCCGCCGCGACGCCGGGAAGCGGACAAGTGCTGGTTCGCAACGCCGTCATCGGTCTGAACCCGGTGGACTGGAAGGTGCTCGGCGGCGATCTCGTCGACTGGCAGCCGGGCAAGGTGCCGGGCGTCGATGGGGCGGGCGAAGTCGTCGCCGTGGGTTCCGATATCCCGAACGATTGGCTTGGCAAACGCGTCGCATACCACACGAGTCTGGCGTCGCCGGGCAGCTTCGCCGAATACACGGCGGTGGATGCTCGAGCACTGCTTACCATTCCTTCTGCAGTCGATTTCGACACTGCGGCGAGCGTGCCATGCCCGGCACTGACCGCATGGCTCGCGCTCGACAAGCTGCCGCCGAGACGGCACGCGCGCGTTCTGGTCAGCGGCGCGGGCGGCGCTGTCGGTCTTTACTCGGTGCAGCTCGCGGCGATGCAGGGCTTCGAAGTCAGCGTAATGTGCCATCCGCGGCATGGGGACCGTCTGCGCGCGCTTGGCGCAAGCGAATGTTTTGAAGGTCCGCTCGATTCGAACAGCGAGTGGCCGCGAACGCAAGCGAACCGGTTCTTCGCCATCGTCGATGCCGTCGATGCCGCGCACGCCGCGCGCCTGTCGCCGGCGCTTTCCGCAAACGGGCATCTGGTCTGCATCCAGGGCCGCGTCGAAGGATGGCCGAGCCCCCCATTCGGACGCACCATGTCGTTGCACGAGGTCGCGCTGGGCGCGATGCATCAGCATGGCAGCAATTCGGACTGGGCACGTCTTGTCGATGCAGGCAACCGGATTCTGCAACTCATCGCTGACGGTCGGATGAAAAGCGAGCCGCTATTGACCGGGAGATTCGACGCGCTTCCCGAACGGCTCGATGCCTTGCGTCACCGCTCGGTGTCGGGCAAGTCGATCGTCGCCGTTTCATCGTTCCATCGTGCAGTCAGTCTTTAG